One Sanguibacter keddieii DSM 10542 genomic window carries:
- a CDS encoding sulfurtransferase, whose translation MSDHAVDLDERRARVLVGPAGLQGLLDSGKPLTVLDVRWALGRTDGRAQYESGHVPGAVFVDLETELAGPASPAVGRHPLPTLGSLQDSARSWGVRRGVPVVVYDDVSGTSAARAWWLLRWAGVDDVRILDGGLSAWVARGGELESGDVVVPESDITLSSGRMPVVDADAALQTASDGVLLDARAGERFRGETEPVDPQAGHVPGAVSLPTVGNLDGSGRMLPAEALLERFVSAGVVPEAPRPGTDGPRQVAVYCGSGVTASHQVAALASLGIDAALYPGSWSQWSNDPERPVAVGA comes from the coding sequence GTGAGCGACCACGCCGTCGACCTCGACGAGCGCCGCGCCCGCGTGCTCGTCGGCCCGGCCGGTCTCCAGGGGCTGCTCGACTCCGGCAAGCCGCTCACGGTGCTCGACGTCCGCTGGGCCCTCGGCCGCACCGACGGACGAGCGCAGTACGAGTCGGGCCACGTGCCCGGTGCGGTCTTCGTCGACCTCGAGACCGAGCTCGCCGGCCCTGCCTCGCCGGCGGTCGGTCGGCACCCGCTGCCCACCCTCGGGTCGCTCCAGGACTCCGCACGCAGCTGGGGCGTCCGACGTGGCGTCCCGGTGGTCGTGTACGACGACGTGTCGGGTACCTCTGCCGCACGCGCGTGGTGGCTGCTCCGCTGGGCCGGGGTCGACGACGTCCGGATCCTCGACGGCGGCCTGAGCGCCTGGGTCGCGCGCGGCGGGGAGCTCGAGAGCGGCGACGTGGTGGTCCCGGAGAGCGACATCACCCTCTCGAGCGGTCGCATGCCCGTGGTCGACGCCGACGCTGCCCTGCAGACCGCATCCGACGGCGTCCTGCTCGACGCCCGTGCCGGCGAGCGGTTCCGCGGCGAGACCGAGCCCGTCGACCCGCAGGCGGGGCACGTCCCCGGCGCGGTGAGCCTGCCGACCGTTGGGAACCTCGACGGCTCCGGGAGGATGCTGCCCGCAGAGGCCCTGCTCGAGAGGTTCGTCTCCGCGGGTGTGGTTCCCGAGGCGCCGCGTCCCGGGACGGACGGCCCGCGCCAGGTCGCCGTCTACTGCGGCTCGGGCGTCACCGCCTCCCACCAGGTCGCCGCTCTCGCGAGCCTCGGCATCGACGCCGCCCTGTACCCCGGCTCGTGGTCCCAGTGGTCGAACGACCCGGAGCGCCCGGTCGCCGTCGGCGCCTGA
- a CDS encoding N-acetyltransferase gives MASASGPGSASRTQARVRPLRASDLPQVVGLEVELFGRGAWSYGMLAEELGGVGRWYVAAEEVRLDRAGPGDVVGYAGLWFDGEITQVMTLGVATRAQHCGIGSQLLVALVDRSRQLGATGVLLEVAVTNAAAITMYEKFGFVRLGLRKRYYQPEDVDAYTMRLDLTAVSVPAEPSATAPSAVSDPAGAAPAAAAPSANAGPSTPPATSQETS, from the coding sequence GTGGCCTCAGCCTCAGGACCCGGCTCGGCGTCACGGACGCAGGCCCGGGTGCGCCCGCTCCGGGCGAGCGACCTGCCGCAGGTCGTCGGCCTCGAGGTCGAGCTGTTCGGGCGTGGTGCGTGGAGCTACGGCATGCTCGCCGAGGAGCTCGGCGGCGTCGGACGCTGGTACGTCGCGGCCGAGGAGGTCCGGCTCGACCGCGCCGGCCCCGGTGACGTGGTCGGGTACGCGGGCCTGTGGTTCGACGGGGAGATCACGCAGGTCATGACCCTCGGCGTCGCGACCCGTGCCCAGCACTGCGGGATCGGCTCGCAGCTGCTCGTCGCCCTCGTCGACCGCTCGCGCCAGCTCGGCGCCACTGGGGTCCTGCTCGAGGTCGCGGTGACCAACGCGGCGGCGATCACCATGTACGAGAAGTTCGGCTTCGTGCGCCTCGGACTGCGCAAGCGGTACTACCAGCCCGAGGACGTCGACGCGTACACCATGCGCCTCGACCTGACTGCGGTCTCGGTGCCCGCAGAGCCCTCGGCGACGGCCCCCTCGGCGGTCTCCGACCCCGCCGGTGCCGCACCCGCAGCCGCCGCTCCCTCGGCGAACGCCGGCCCCAGCACGCCCCCCGCGACATCCCAGGAGACCTCGTGA
- the tsaB gene encoding tRNA (adenosine(37)-N6)-threonylcarbamoyltransferase complex dimerization subunit type 1 TsaB, which produces MAVLALDTSAAVAVALLDDLGTQLAARRVVEQRRHAELLAPMIEEVLAEAGLRPGDLKAVVVGTGPAPFTGLRVGLVTARTMARALEIPVFGISSLDAIASETAEVFDLPHDAHVLVAADARRREVYYARYTVDEVGVLGARAVHTTTGPEVGSAADVVAAGLAEGAVVVGQGTELYPEAFEGTHTREGAPCLPDPAYLARLALARVAQGEQMSSEPLYLRRPDAQEPAAPKRAT; this is translated from the coding sequence TGGGGACGCAGCTCGCTGCACGCCGGGTGGTCGAGCAGCGCCGCCACGCCGAGCTCCTCGCCCCCATGATCGAAGAGGTCCTCGCCGAGGCGGGCCTGCGACCGGGGGACCTCAAGGCCGTGGTGGTCGGCACGGGCCCCGCGCCCTTCACCGGCCTGCGCGTCGGTCTGGTCACCGCCCGGACCATGGCCCGGGCGCTCGAGATCCCGGTGTTCGGCATCTCGAGCCTCGACGCGATCGCCTCCGAGACGGCCGAGGTCTTCGACCTGCCGCACGACGCCCACGTGCTCGTCGCCGCCGACGCCCGCCGCCGCGAGGTCTACTACGCCCGCTACACCGTCGACGAGGTCGGGGTGCTCGGCGCGCGCGCCGTGCACACCACGACGGGCCCGGAGGTCGGGTCGGCCGCCGACGTGGTCGCCGCCGGCCTGGCCGAGGGAGCCGTCGTCGTCGGTCAGGGCACGGAGCTGTACCCCGAGGCCTTCGAGGGCACCCACACCCGTGAGGGCGCCCCGTGCCTGCCCGACCCCGCGTACCTCGCACGCCTGGCCCTCGCCCGTGTCGCCCAGGGCGAGCAGATGTCGAGCGAGCCGCTGTACCTGCGGCGTCCCGACGCCCAGGAGCCCGCCGCGCCGAAGCGGGCGACCTGA